CGTCAAAAAGAGACTAGGTCGGCAGTAAAGAGTGAATGAAAGGAGTAAAACGTGGCGGAAGCAAAAGAACCCAAACCCAAAGACGCGAAAGAGGCAAAGCCTAAAATAGACGAAAAAGCTAAGCAGGAAGAGAAGCCCATGCCTGAGGAAAAACCAAAGGTTGAGGGAAAGCCAAAGGCAGAAGAAAAGCCAAAGACCGAAGAAAAGCCAAAAGCAAAAAAGAAGCTGGCGAAAAATATCACAAGCGGCGTAGCGCATATACTCGCTAGTTTCAACAATACCATTGTTACCATAACGGATAAAAGCGGCAATACCATCTGCTGGTCATCTACAGGCACTACCGGTTTTTCCGGTTCCAAGAAGTCGACACCGTTT
This genomic stretch from Candidatus Omnitrophota bacterium harbors:
- the rpsK gene encoding 30S ribosomal protein S11; translated protein: MPEEKPKVEGKPKAEEKPKTEEKPKAKKKLAKNITSGVAHILASFNNTIVTITDKSGNTICWSSTGTTGFSGSKKSTPFAAQVAASDAAKKAVGMGLKDVEVYIKGPGAGRESAIRAIQAAGLVIKAIKDVTPIPHNGCRPPKRRRV